Proteins from a genomic interval of Kitasatospora kifunensis:
- a CDS encoding DUF2079 domain-containing protein: MTTFQLTPHPTSNRPAAPARSARPVRAGRLIPWLVVVAVTLFQLALAVPRQWRLQTAGFDLGIFEQVVRAYAGLHAPVTTLKGTGYSQLGDHFSPLLAVLAPIYRVFPTATTLLVVQALLLGLSVLPVTALALEVLGRRRAVAVGLAYGLSWGLWQLDQFDFHEVALAVPLVAWSVAALARGRWRAAVCWGLPLLLVKEDQGLVLAGIGALVFLLGRRRLLGTLTVAVAVLGTALIVLVLIPAANPHGVYDYAANGRWDGGNPITRLLLPMDKWHTVALLLGCTLFLALRSPLSLLLVLPMVGRFWTPAPIYWSASQQYNAVLMPILFVAMVDGLRRLRVGGLRRTGWARWTGWTGWIGARLVSLVPAAALALALLNAPVPDLSRPAPVVAAVHQTLAVIPDGAAVAASNNLAPQLTGRCTVSLFPYLTYPGQQGPIGRPVADWVAVFDRPQGFPTSPAQELDAIAQLTRVGYRSVARGGGVTVYHWVGAASPGLSPGLGQFSAGQS; this comes from the coding sequence GTGACCACCTTCCAGCTGACGCCCCACCCGACCTCGAACAGGCCCGCCGCACCCGCGCGTTCGGCGCGGCCTGTCCGCGCCGGACGGCTGATCCCGTGGCTGGTGGTGGTTGCGGTGACGCTCTTCCAGCTGGCGCTCGCGGTGCCCCGCCAGTGGCGGCTGCAGACCGCCGGTTTCGACCTCGGGATCTTCGAACAGGTGGTCCGGGCCTACGCGGGCCTGCACGCACCGGTGACCACCCTCAAGGGCACCGGGTACAGCCAACTCGGCGACCACTTCAGCCCGCTGCTCGCGGTGCTGGCCCCGATCTACCGGGTGTTCCCGACCGCGACCACCCTGCTGGTCGTGCAGGCCCTACTGCTCGGGCTCTCGGTGCTGCCGGTGACCGCGCTGGCCCTGGAGGTGCTCGGGCGGCGCCGGGCAGTGGCCGTCGGCCTGGCGTACGGGCTCTCCTGGGGGCTCTGGCAACTCGACCAGTTCGACTTCCACGAGGTGGCGCTGGCGGTGCCACTGGTCGCCTGGTCGGTGGCCGCGCTGGCCCGTGGGCGCTGGCGGGCGGCGGTCTGCTGGGGGCTTCCGCTGCTGCTGGTCAAGGAGGACCAGGGGTTGGTGCTGGCCGGGATCGGTGCCCTGGTGTTCCTGCTCGGTCGCCGCCGCCTGCTCGGTACGCTCACCGTGGCGGTGGCCGTGCTCGGCACCGCGCTGATCGTGCTGGTGCTGATCCCCGCCGCGAACCCGCACGGCGTCTACGACTACGCGGCCAACGGGCGGTGGGACGGCGGCAACCCGATCACCCGGCTACTGCTGCCGATGGACAAGTGGCACACCGTGGCCCTGCTGCTGGGGTGCACGCTCTTCCTGGCGCTGCGTTCGCCGCTGAGCCTGCTGCTGGTGCTGCCGATGGTGGGCCGGTTCTGGACCCCGGCCCCGATCTACTGGTCGGCCTCGCAGCAGTACAACGCGGTGCTGATGCCGATCCTGTTCGTGGCCATGGTGGACGGGCTGCGCCGGCTGCGGGTCGGTGGCCTCAGGCGGACCGGATGGGCCAGGTGGACGGGGTGGACCGGGTGGATCGGAGCCCGGCTGGTCAGCCTGGTGCCGGCCGCGGCGTTGGCGCTGGCACTCCTCAACGCCCCGGTCCCCGATCTGTCGCGGCCCGCACCTGTGGTGGCCGCCGTCCACCAGACGCTGGCGGTGATCCCGGACGGCGCCGCGGTGGCCGCCAGCAACAACCTGGCCCCGCAGCTGACCGGCCGGTGCACGGTCTCCCTCTTCCCCTACCTGACCTACCCGGGCCAGCAGGGCCCGATCGGCCGACCGGTGGCCGACTGGGTGGCCGTCTTCGACCGGCCCCAAGGGTTCCCCACCTCGCCGGCCCAGGAGCTGGACGCGATCGCCCAACTGACCCGGGTCGGCTACCGGAGCGTGGCGCGCGGGGGCGGCGTCACGGTGTACCACTGGGTGGGTGCGGCGAGCCCTGGCCTCAGCCCTGGCCTCGGCCAGTTCAGTGCCGGCCAGTCCTAG
- a CDS encoding SCO2583 family membrane protein yields MGDPGEPPEGVPEGGSGSDDEYRSVVFDESFVRAARITELSASERLSGGAAHAIRHRLGAGPLGSLPRQALTLLLLLVLAFTAAVYFGVTSPQREAGSGAGTELTSELTVLTPAAGIVPAVDQSSPFGSLAATAGYADGSAGFGLPAAGTSTAHFSQAQVSAAVDTVRRYLEASELAPAVLVQGETTPVRALLAPAEQSQFDQSLTTPSDDQHHAATGWMVRFDPMRIALASDTVKVAGSVKVTEPDSGTLEISSDHTLIYAVRPAGVASNGPVSLYTVRRELRFDLSHTDVAANQVTLVDSVEQAGPSSCGAAQAEYLQPLPVGNAGPSTAAPGTVDPADHAVPAWQSCAVMAAPKS; encoded by the coding sequence ATGGGTGACCCGGGTGAGCCGCCGGAGGGTGTGCCCGAGGGCGGTTCCGGAAGTGATGACGAGTACCGATCCGTCGTCTTCGACGAATCGTTCGTCAGGGCTGCGCGGATCACCGAACTCTCGGCCAGCGAACGACTGAGCGGTGGCGCCGCGCACGCGATCCGGCACCGGCTCGGCGCCGGCCCGCTCGGCTCGCTGCCCCGCCAGGCACTGACCCTGCTGCTGCTCCTCGTGCTGGCCTTCACCGCCGCCGTGTACTTCGGTGTCACCTCGCCGCAGCGCGAGGCGGGCAGCGGTGCGGGCACCGAGCTGACCTCCGAGCTCACCGTGCTCACCCCGGCCGCGGGCATCGTCCCGGCGGTCGACCAGAGCAGCCCGTTCGGCTCCCTCGCGGCCACGGCGGGCTATGCGGACGGCAGCGCGGGCTTCGGCCTGCCTGCCGCCGGCACCTCGACCGCACACTTCAGCCAGGCCCAGGTCAGCGCGGCGGTGGACACCGTCCGGCGTTACCTGGAGGCCTCCGAACTGGCCCCGGCGGTGCTGGTGCAGGGAGAGACGACGCCGGTGCGCGCGCTGCTGGCGCCCGCCGAGCAGAGCCAGTTCGACCAGAGCCTGACCACCCCGAGTGACGATCAGCATCACGCGGCCACCGGCTGGATGGTCCGGTTCGATCCGATGCGGATCGCGCTGGCCTCGGACACCGTCAAGGTGGCCGGCTCGGTCAAGGTGACCGAGCCGGACAGCGGCACCCTGGAGATATCCAGCGACCACACGCTGATCTACGCGGTGCGCCCGGCCGGGGTGGCCTCCAACGGGCCGGTCAGCCTCTACACGGTCCGGCGCGAGCTGCGCTTCGACCTGAGCCACACCGATGTCGCGGCCAACCAGGTCACCCTGGTCGACTCGGTGGAGCAGGCCGGGCCGAGCTCCTGCGGGGCGGCGCAGGCGGAGTACCTGCAGCCGCTGCCGGTCGGCAACGCCGGACCATCCACCGCGGCGCCCGGCACCGTCGACCCCGCCGACCACGCCGTCCCGGCCTGGCAGAGCTGCGCGGTCATGGCCGCGCCGAAGAGCTGA
- a CDS encoding SCO2584 family spore wall biosynthesis protein codes for MAEDVGGSPYSDGADHGGADDEFATVVLDEAFVRSAAVHEPTARERQLAAAEARSEPEPGGAGRGGEYGSDRYDGLPLELRPHPLGLEDDRIYTDPWVGASRAAGRRRAVRWPGYGTRSASRGHIAQQRWHRPLAWVLVIVMGISLVAVAVAAVYRGTGGAPSRRPEVGTSRSATPAPPSAGAGAQAGAAAMPLPTG; via the coding sequence GTGGCTGAGGATGTGGGGGGCTCGCCGTACTCCGACGGCGCCGACCACGGTGGAGCGGACGACGAGTTCGCCACCGTGGTCCTTGACGAGGCCTTCGTCAGATCCGCCGCCGTACACGAACCCACGGCTCGGGAGCGGCAGCTGGCCGCCGCCGAGGCGCGCAGCGAGCCGGAGCCGGGCGGCGCGGGCCGCGGCGGCGAGTACGGGTCCGACCGGTACGACGGCCTACCGCTGGAGCTGCGCCCGCACCCGCTGGGCCTGGAGGACGACCGGATCTACACCGACCCCTGGGTCGGTGCGAGCCGGGCCGCCGGGCGCCGCCGCGCGGTGCGCTGGCCCGGCTACGGGACGCGTTCGGCCTCCCGGGGCCACATCGCGCAGCAGCGCTGGCACCGCCCGCTGGCCTGGGTGCTGGTGATCGTGATGGGCATCAGCCTGGTGGCCGTGGCCGTCGCGGCGGTCTACCGGGGTACCGGCGGGGCCCCCAGCCGTCGGCCGGAGGTCGGCACCAGCCGTTCGGCCACCCCGGCGCCGCCCAGTGCCGGAGCCGGCGCGCAGGCGGGCGCGGCCGCCATGCCGCTGCCCACCGGGTGA
- the proB gene encoding glutamate 5-kinase produces the protein MTDQTPRTDPTLRQDVLAARRIVVKVGSSSLTTAAGGLDADRVDALVDALAKTLAGPGAPEVVLVSSGAIAAGLAPLGLAKRPGDLARQQAAASVGQGLLVARYTASFARYGLRVGQVLLTAEDASRRAHYRNAYRTLDQLLAMGAVPVVNENDTVATAEIKFGDNDRLAALVAHLVRADLLILLSDVDGLYDGDPGKPGTQRIAEVHGPHDLLGIEIGSAGKAGVGTGGMVTKVEAARIATGAGIPVVLTAARHAADALAGRPTGTLFTRTGSRTADRLLWLAHASSPRGALHLDAGAVHAVVEGGKSLLPAGVTKVDGEFAAGDPVDLLAENGHIVARGLVNFDARELPRLLGRSTRDLAQELGAAYEREVIHRDDLVVLRG, from the coding sequence ATGACCGACCAGACCCCCCGCACGGATCCGACGCTGCGTCAGGACGTGCTGGCCGCCCGGCGGATCGTCGTCAAGGTCGGCTCCTCCTCGCTCACCACCGCGGCCGGTGGGCTGGACGCGGACCGGGTGGACGCGTTGGTGGACGCGCTGGCCAAGACGCTCGCCGGGCCCGGCGCGCCCGAGGTGGTGCTGGTCTCCTCCGGGGCGATCGCGGCCGGCCTGGCACCGCTCGGGCTCGCCAAGCGGCCGGGGGACCTGGCCCGCCAGCAGGCCGCCGCCAGCGTCGGCCAGGGCCTGTTGGTGGCGCGCTACACCGCCTCCTTCGCCCGCTACGGCCTGCGGGTGGGCCAGGTGCTGCTCACCGCCGAGGACGCCAGTCGGCGCGCGCACTACCGCAACGCATACCGCACCCTGGACCAGTTGCTGGCGATGGGCGCCGTCCCGGTGGTCAACGAGAACGACACGGTGGCCACTGCCGAGATCAAGTTCGGCGACAACGACCGCCTCGCCGCCCTGGTGGCCCACCTGGTCCGGGCCGACCTGCTGATCCTGCTCTCCGACGTGGACGGCCTCTACGACGGTGACCCCGGCAAGCCCGGCACCCAGCGGATCGCCGAGGTGCACGGCCCGCACGACCTGTTGGGCATCGAGATCGGCAGTGCCGGCAAGGCCGGAGTCGGCACCGGCGGCATGGTGACCAAGGTCGAGGCGGCTCGGATCGCCACCGGCGCGGGGATCCCGGTGGTGCTCACCGCCGCCCGGCACGCCGCGGACGCGCTGGCCGGGCGACCCACCGGCACGCTCTTCACCCGCACCGGTTCGCGCACCGCGGACCGGCTGCTCTGGCTGGCCCACGCGAGCAGCCCGCGCGGCGCCCTGCACCTGGACGCGGGCGCGGTGCACGCGGTGGTGGAGGGCGGCAAATCGCTGCTGCCGGCGGGCGTCACCAAGGTGGACGGCGAGTTCGCCGCGGGTGATCCGGTCGACCTTCTTGCCGAAAACGGCCACATCGTCGCCCGTGGCCTGGTCAACTTTGATGCGAGGGAGCTGCCGCGCCTGCTCGGCCGGTCGACTCGGGACCTGGCCCAGGAACTCGGTGCCGCGTACGAGCGCGAGGTCATCCACCGGGACGACCTGGTGGTGCTGCGCGGCTGA
- the obgE gene encoding GTPase ObgE yields MTTFVDRVELHVAAGNGGHGCASVHREKFKPLGGPDGGNGGEGGSVTLVVDANVTTLLEYHHSPKRKAQNGKPGAGGHRTGSTGDDIVLPVPDGTVVLDKQGNVLADLVGHGTTFIAAAGGRGGLGNSALASARRKAPGFALLGEPGEARDIVMELKSVADVALVGYPSAGKSSLISVLSAAKPKIADYPFTTLVPNLGVVTAGDIVYTIADVPGLIPGASQGKGLGLEFLRHVERCSVLVHVLDCATLEPGRDPLSDLETIEAELAQYGGLEDRPRLVALNKVDVPDGQDIADLTRASLEERGYRVFEVSAASRSGLRELNFALAGIVAEARAAKPIAESTRIVLRPTAVDDAGFTVTEEDGAYRVRGIKPERWVRQTDFSNDEAVGYLADRLARLGVEDQLWKVGAHEGDTVIIGPDENAVVFDWEPTMAAGAEMLGRRGEDHRMESPRPAVDRRREKEKGRDAAEAEFLAFKALSSGRASAIDEGDDEDE; encoded by the coding sequence ATGACCACCTTCGTGGACCGCGTCGAACTGCACGTCGCCGCGGGTAACGGAGGCCACGGCTGCGCCTCCGTTCACCGGGAGAAGTTCAAGCCGCTAGGCGGTCCGGACGGCGGAAACGGCGGGGAGGGCGGCAGCGTGACCCTGGTGGTCGACGCCAACGTGACCACCCTGCTCGAGTACCACCACTCGCCCAAGCGCAAGGCCCAGAACGGCAAGCCGGGTGCCGGCGGGCACCGGACCGGGTCCACCGGCGACGACATCGTGCTGCCGGTGCCGGACGGCACCGTGGTGCTGGACAAGCAGGGCAACGTGCTCGCCGACCTGGTCGGCCACGGCACCACCTTCATCGCGGCCGCCGGCGGCCGCGGCGGCCTGGGCAACTCGGCGCTGGCCTCGGCCCGCCGCAAGGCTCCCGGGTTCGCGCTGCTCGGCGAGCCGGGCGAGGCCCGCGACATCGTGATGGAGCTCAAGTCCGTCGCCGACGTCGCGCTGGTCGGCTACCCGAGCGCCGGCAAGTCCTCGCTGATCTCGGTGCTTTCGGCCGCCAAGCCGAAGATCGCGGACTACCCGTTCACCACCCTGGTCCCCAACCTCGGTGTGGTCACCGCCGGCGACATCGTCTACACCATCGCCGACGTGCCCGGTCTGATCCCCGGCGCCAGCCAGGGCAAGGGCCTGGGCCTGGAGTTCCTGCGCCACGTCGAGCGCTGCTCGGTGCTGGTGCACGTGCTGGACTGCGCGACCCTGGAGCCGGGCCGCGACCCGCTCTCCGACCTGGAGACCATCGAGGCCGAACTCGCCCAGTACGGCGGCCTGGAGGACCGGCCGCGGCTGGTGGCGCTGAACAAGGTGGACGTCCCGGACGGTCAGGACATCGCCGACCTGACCCGCGCCTCGCTGGAGGAGCGCGGCTACCGGGTCTTCGAGGTCTCCGCCGCCTCCCGCTCCGGGCTGCGCGAGCTGAACTTCGCGTTGGCCGGGATCGTCGCCGAGGCGCGGGCCGCCAAGCCGATCGCGGAGTCGACCCGGATCGTGCTGCGGCCCACGGCCGTTGACGACGCCGGCTTCACCGTCACCGAGGAGGACGGCGCCTACCGGGTGCGCGGCATCAAGCCGGAGCGCTGGGTGCGCCAGACCGACTTCAGCAACGACGAGGCCGTGGGTTACCTGGCCGACCGGCTGGCCCGGCTCGGCGTCGAGGACCAGCTGTGGAAGGTCGGCGCCCACGAGGGTGACACCGTCATCATCGGTCCCGACGAGAACGCGGTCGTCTTCGACTGGGAGCCGACCATGGCCGCCGGTGCCGAGATGCTCGGCCGCCGTGGCGAGGACCACCGCATGGAGTCCCCGCGTCCGGCCGTCGACCGCCGCCGGGAGAAGGAGAAGGGCCGCGACGCCGCCGAGGCCGAGTTCCTCGCTTTCAAGGCGCTCTCCTCCGGTCGCGCGTCGGCCATCGACGAGGGCGACGACGAGGACGAGTAG
- the rpmA gene encoding 50S ribosomal protein L27: MAHKKGASSTRNGRDSNAQRLGVKRFGGQVVSAGEILVRQRGTHFHPGAGVGRGGDDTLFALTAGAVQFGNRRGRKVVNIVAVEA, translated from the coding sequence ATGGCACACAAGAAGGGCGCAAGCTCTACCCGTAACGGCCGTGACTCGAACGCCCAGCGCCTTGGCGTGAAGCGTTTCGGCGGCCAGGTCGTCAGCGCCGGCGAGATCCTCGTCCGCCAGCGTGGCACCCACTTCCACCCGGGTGCGGGCGTCGGTCGCGGTGGCGACGACACCCTGTTCGCGCTGACCGCCGGTGCGGTTCAGTTCGGCAACCGTCGCGGCCGCAAGGTCGTCAACATCGTGGCCGTCGAGGCCTGA
- the rplU gene encoding 50S ribosomal protein L21, with the protein MYAIVRAGGRQHKVAVGDVLEIDRVDVKPGDSVELSTILVVDGEAVTSDPWVLAGVKVHAEVVDHTKGEKLVILRYKNKTGYRRRQGHRQRHTAIRVTSIDTAK; encoded by the coding sequence ATGTACGCGATCGTTCGCGCCGGCGGCCGCCAGCACAAGGTCGCCGTGGGCGACGTGCTGGAGATCGACCGTGTTGACGTCAAGCCGGGTGACTCGGTGGAGCTCTCGACCATCCTGGTCGTCGACGGCGAGGCCGTCACATCCGACCCGTGGGTGCTGGCCGGTGTGAAGGTTCACGCCGAGGTCGTCGACCACACCAAGGGTGAGAAGCTCGTCATCCTTCGCTACAAGAACAAGACCGGCTACCGTCGGCGCCAGGGTCACCGCCAGCGCCACACCGCCATCCGCGTCACCAGCATCGACACCGCGAAGTAA